Proteins encoded in a region of the Bacillus methanolicus genome:
- a CDS encoding cation diffusion facilitator family transporter, producing the protein MERNDQLKLGEKGAWLSIVVYIILASIKLLIAKFGHSEGLWADGLNNFTDVIASAAVVIGLRISRKPADHNHLYGHSRAESVASLVAAFIMISVGIQVIIEGIQNFFTDDLENPDWLTAWTALGSALVMFFVYRYNLMLGEKINSSSIKAIAYDNRSDALVSLGAFIGIAGTKFGIALLDVLTAIAVGVLICKTAGEIFSDASYSLTDGFNEEMLEQIEATIRKTPGVESIKEVKARMHGNQVLVEATVLVKPSLNVVESHNITENIEKNLLQIHMIESATIHIEPLLNGD; encoded by the coding sequence ATGGAACGGAACGACCAATTAAAATTAGGCGAAAAAGGCGCCTGGTTAAGCATCGTTGTATATATCATTCTGGCATCCATCAAATTGTTAATTGCCAAATTCGGCCACTCTGAGGGGCTTTGGGCTGACGGCTTAAACAATTTTACTGATGTAATCGCTTCCGCAGCAGTTGTAATAGGACTAAGAATTTCAAGAAAACCTGCTGATCATAATCATTTATACGGGCATTCACGAGCGGAATCAGTCGCGTCTTTAGTGGCTGCTTTTATTATGATTTCTGTTGGAATTCAAGTTATCATTGAGGGAATTCAAAATTTCTTCACGGATGATCTTGAAAACCCGGATTGGCTGACGGCATGGACTGCCTTAGGCAGTGCCTTGGTCATGTTTTTCGTCTATCGATACAACTTAATGCTTGGAGAAAAAATCAACAGTTCCTCTATCAAAGCTATTGCTTATGATAACCGTTCAGATGCTTTAGTCAGCCTTGGGGCATTTATAGGCATAGCCGGAACAAAATTTGGAATTGCCCTCCTTGACGTTTTAACTGCAATTGCCGTCGGGGTTCTTATTTGCAAAACAGCTGGGGAAATTTTCTCTGATGCATCCTACTCATTAACAGATGGCTTTAACGAGGAAATGCTCGAACAGATTGAAGCAACTATTCGCAAAACACCGGGAGTAGAGTCGATCAAAGAAGTAAAAGCACGGATGCACGGCAATCAAGTTTTAGTGGAAGCTACCGTTCTAGTGAAACCTTCTTTAAATGTTGTAGAAAGCCATAACATTACTGAAAATATTGAGAAAAATCTCCTTCAAATTCACATGATTGAAAGTGCAACCATCCATATAGAACCGCTTCTCAATGGTGATTAG
- a CDS encoding transglycosylase domain-containing protein, with product MNKLHSVWTSFLKFWKQKHMTQIVVLVMSIMFLGVLGFFYYFSKDADIRSLKEGLAQSTIIYDQNGEVASKISAHKNEAVPIEQVPDHMKNAVVAIEDHRFYDHNGIDLVGIFRAFFRNFKAGEVVEGGSTITQQLTKNALLSPEKTYRRKIEELFLAREIEKEYTKEEILEIYLNEIYFGEGAWGIKNAALKYFGKEVKDLTVSESALLAGLIKAPSAINPYADYDKAIERRNVVLEQMRKYEFISDAEYEKAVNEKLVLDDKGGDPFRGKYPYYVDHVIEEAIQEYGLTQDELLTGGYHIYTELDPDMQSAIETVYENDELFPEGTDDQIVQSGAVLMNPHTGAIRALVGGRGEHVFRGFNRATQLRAQPGSTMKPLAVYTPALEEGWKPEDELKDEKMSFGDYEPANYNHQYKGMVPMYDAVKDSLNVPAVWLLNEIGIEKGINAVERFGIPLENGDYNLGLALGGLEKGVSPLMMAEAFSVFPNDGERIQAHAITKIVDANGITVAKWKKKKRKVTTKAVTDMMTTMLLGVVENGTGKGAQIPGREVAGKTGSTQVPIDGINGVKDQWFVGYTPELVGAVWMGYDKTDKNHYLTTTSSEGAALIFKEIMEDALKDTEPSSFHVPHISSYMKKRKQEEWNWKARELEESFKKEADKWKEKVEKEKEKWEKKWKRKGKNDE from the coding sequence ATGAACAAACTTCACTCAGTTTGGACTTCATTTCTAAAATTCTGGAAACAAAAACATATGACTCAAATTGTTGTTTTAGTCATGTCAATAATGTTCCTTGGTGTTTTAGGATTCTTTTATTATTTTTCAAAAGATGCCGATATTCGCTCATTGAAAGAAGGTTTGGCACAGTCAACAATCATTTACGATCAAAACGGCGAGGTTGCGAGCAAAATTTCGGCACACAAAAACGAGGCAGTTCCGATCGAACAGGTGCCGGATCATATGAAAAACGCTGTTGTGGCAATTGAAGACCACCGGTTTTATGACCATAATGGGATCGATTTAGTAGGAATATTCCGTGCCTTTTTTCGGAATTTCAAAGCCGGGGAAGTTGTTGAAGGGGGAAGTACGATTACCCAGCAGCTGACGAAAAATGCCTTGCTTTCTCCGGAAAAGACGTATAGGAGAAAAATAGAGGAGCTTTTTCTTGCGCGAGAAATTGAAAAAGAATATACAAAAGAGGAAATTCTTGAAATTTATTTAAACGAAATTTATTTTGGTGAAGGCGCTTGGGGAATAAAGAATGCTGCTCTTAAATATTTCGGGAAAGAAGTAAAAGATTTAACAGTTAGTGAATCTGCTTTGCTTGCAGGCCTTATTAAAGCTCCTTCTGCCATAAATCCGTATGCAGACTATGATAAGGCGATTGAACGCCGAAATGTTGTTCTTGAGCAAATGAGAAAGTATGAATTTATTTCTGATGCGGAATATGAGAAAGCGGTAAATGAAAAACTTGTTCTTGATGACAAAGGTGGAGACCCGTTTCGCGGCAAATATCCTTACTATGTGGATCATGTAATTGAAGAAGCTATTCAAGAATACGGTCTAACTCAGGATGAATTGTTGACCGGCGGATATCATATATACACAGAGCTTGATCCTGATATGCAATCGGCAATAGAAACCGTCTATGAAAATGACGAGCTTTTTCCAGAAGGAACTGACGATCAGATCGTGCAAAGCGGTGCTGTATTAATGAATCCTCATACAGGCGCAATCCGTGCGCTTGTCGGAGGAAGAGGAGAACATGTTTTCAGAGGGTTTAACCGGGCAACTCAGTTGAGGGCACAGCCGGGATCAACAATGAAGCCGCTTGCGGTTTACACGCCTGCTCTCGAAGAAGGATGGAAACCTGAAGATGAACTGAAGGATGAAAAAATGTCATTCGGCGACTATGAACCTGCGAATTACAATCATCAATACAAGGGCATGGTCCCTATGTATGATGCTGTGAAAGACTCCTTAAACGTTCCGGCAGTATGGCTGTTAAATGAGATCGGAATCGAGAAAGGAATAAATGCAGTTGAGCGGTTCGGCATTCCTCTTGAAAATGGAGACTATAATCTCGGGCTTGCACTCGGCGGATTGGAAAAAGGAGTTTCTCCATTAATGATGGCGGAAGCATTTTCTGTTTTTCCAAACGATGGAGAACGGATTCAAGCCCATGCCATTACAAAGATTGTTGATGCAAACGGTATTACAGTGGCTAAATGGAAGAAAAAAAAGAGGAAAGTCACAACAAAAGCAGTTACTGATATGATGACAACAATGCTTCTTGGAGTTGTGGAAAATGGTACAGGAAAAGGAGCGCAAATTCCGGGAAGGGAAGTGGCCGGAAAGACAGGCTCAACCCAAGTTCCGATTGACGGAATTAACGGGGTAAAGGATCAATGGTTTGTAGGCTACACTCCTGAGCTGGTCGGAGCTGTATGGATGGGGTACGATAAAACAGATAAAAACCACTATTTAACAACGACGAGCAGTGAAGGTGCAGCTCTTATTTTCAAGGAAATAATGGAGGATGCACTAAAGGATACAGAACCGTCTTCTTTTCATGTTCCTCACATTTCTTCATACATGAAAAAAAGAAAACAGGAAGAGTGGAATTGGAAAGCTCGTGAACTCGAAGAATCGTTCAAAAAAGAAGCAGACAAATGGAAGGAGAAAGTTGAAAAAGAGAAAGAAAAATGGGAGAAAAAGTGGAAAAGAAAAGGAAAAAATGATGAGTAG
- the iadA gene encoding beta-aspartyl-peptidase, with product MLTLIQNGEIYAPQYLGKKDILLIGSKIGFIKDKIKKPAGFVDINIINAKGKIVVPGFIDSHVHIIGGGGEGSYKTRTPELMLTDATLAGITTLIGVIGTDGTTRTMASLIAKARGLEEEGITCYVHTGSYQVPVKTLTGKIEDDIILIDRVIGAGEIAIADHRSSQPTVEEMAKIASEARLGGLLSGKAGIVNVHVGDSYDHLKLLEEVVERTEIPIRQFYPTHINRNPHLFEAGIEYAKKGGYVDFTTSSIPNFGDEGEIKCSRGLKRMLKAGVDISQITFTSDGQASLPEFNEHGEMTGLRIGKVSTLFKEVRDAIMEEEIPVETAIQVITSSPANILKLEQKGSIEEGKDADLVFLTKKDYQIDTVIALGKVMVEHGEAVVKGTFE from the coding sequence GTGTTGACTTTAATCCAAAATGGAGAAATATATGCCCCCCAATATTTAGGGAAAAAAGACATTTTACTGATTGGCAGCAAAATCGGCTTTATCAAGGACAAGATTAAGAAACCGGCAGGCTTTGTAGATATAAACATTATCAATGCAAAAGGAAAAATTGTTGTTCCTGGATTTATTGATTCTCACGTCCATATAATCGGAGGAGGCGGCGAAGGAAGCTATAAAACCCGTACCCCGGAACTGATGTTGACGGATGCAACATTGGCTGGAATTACAACATTAATCGGGGTAATCGGAACAGATGGAACGACACGGACAATGGCTAGTTTGATCGCCAAAGCCCGCGGATTAGAGGAAGAAGGTATTACCTGTTACGTCCATACCGGTTCATACCAAGTGCCAGTTAAGACGCTGACTGGAAAAATTGAAGATGACATTATTCTGATTGACCGTGTGATCGGGGCCGGCGAAATTGCTATCGCGGATCATCGTTCTTCACAGCCAACGGTGGAGGAAATGGCAAAAATTGCTTCGGAAGCGAGATTAGGCGGGCTTCTTTCAGGGAAAGCAGGGATCGTCAATGTCCATGTCGGAGACAGTTACGATCATCTGAAGCTGCTTGAAGAAGTGGTTGAAAGAACGGAAATCCCGATTCGCCAATTTTATCCAACCCATATTAACCGGAACCCGCATTTATTTGAAGCGGGAATTGAATATGCGAAAAAAGGCGGCTATGTAGATTTTACAACAAGCTCCATCCCGAATTTTGGAGACGAAGGGGAGATAAAATGCAGCAGAGGGTTAAAACGAATGCTTAAAGCCGGAGTGGATATTTCGCAAATTACATTTACTTCAGACGGACAGGCAAGTTTGCCGGAATTTAATGAGCATGGTGAAATGACCGGGCTGAGAATCGGCAAAGTTTCGACTTTATTTAAAGAAGTTCGCGATGCGATTATGGAAGAAGAAATTCCGGTTGAAACAGCCATTCAAGTGATCACAAGTAGTCCAGCCAACATTTTAAAGCTCGAGCAAAAAGGCAGCATTGAAGAAGGCAAAGATGCGGACTTGGTTTTTTTAACAAAGAAAGATTATCAAATAGATACAGTTATTGCGTTGGGGAAAGTGATGGTTGAACATGGAGAAGCAGTCGTAAAAGGAACGTTTGAATAA